A single region of the Duganella sp. BuS-21 genome encodes:
- a CDS encoding pilus assembly protein has translation MDRQRGIALVVSLVLLIMVMLLGVSAAQLSLQGEKAARGERDRDVAFLMAEDAVKNAEREIEGGGGPFAQDCAAGRYERAARGETPVWQKVDLAGDACAVTSGADFAPFSKPRYIVERMACHQAGDDASAGAAPNYCYRVTAIGFASAPEMEVVLQSVYGKPEEAP, from the coding sequence ATGGACAGGCAACGGGGAATCGCGTTGGTGGTCAGCCTGGTGTTGCTGATCATGGTGATGCTGCTGGGGGTGTCGGCGGCGCAATTGAGTCTGCAAGGTGAGAAAGCTGCGCGCGGCGAGCGCGATCGGGATGTGGCGTTTCTGATGGCGGAGGATGCCGTGAAAAATGCGGAGCGGGAGATTGAGGGCGGCGGCGGTCCGTTTGCGCAGGATTGTGCTGCAGGCAGATACGAGCGCGCGGCGCGCGGGGAAACCCCGGTTTGGCAGAAGGTGGATTTGGCCGGAGATGCCTGCGCGGTGACAAGTGGGGCGGACTTCGCGCCGTTCAGCAAGCCGCGTTATATCGTCGAGCGGATGGCATGCCATCAGGCTGGGGATGACGCGTCGGCGGGCGCGGCTCCGAATTATTGTTACCGCGTGACGGCGATCGGATTCGCCTCCGCGCCGGAGATGGAGGTGGTGCTGCAAAGTGTATACGGCAAACCGGAGGAGGCGCCATGA
- a CDS encoding PilC/PilY family type IV pilus protein produces MNGMRWRCAWIFATACMQAHAGPSLIELDSLPVTAACHATAPAAQGLAGTAEGAVLLRPAPLASASASMSPGDLYQATMDIADWAGHFSRYLLPAGAAAAGGAAALAWDAGTILSGAAGRPPEPMPAQRQIYTAIVQRGGALKTIPFTWSALSAAQQALLNLDDHAGEQRLAYLRGDRSLEGIQFRRRSSVLGDAIHSTPVYVGAPERRATIYLGANDGMLHAFDATTGIELFAYVPDALIAQLHHLSYPAYTHRAYVDGPASAAELTIGGSKKTMLFSAMGGGAKGVFALDVTDPQHFAGALWEFTDRDDPMMGNVTTLPQVARLRVKKDVYRYFAIIASGVNNGGDGKGALFLLALDKPPNENWQRNSNYYRITTPVSDPALANALSSPVLVNDSDGALRYAYAGDLQGALWRFDFSGSAPWEKVVGKPLFVARDADGRRQQIMQQPLLAYANSGGYIALFGTGKLIEPADRSTATATTQSYYAIIDSLRTPMESITSRRQLTQRFLDSRDGPLDPGSQGWYVDFVQPAERSVHAGLLADGAVLFNTVQPGADWCSPTHSRSYVLNVTTGLAKDGNIITSTPNQDVIVSLPVPGYVAAPSLLPQSVTRGERDAVGRVKQEKTYAVVQVTGAGQVAAVGSMRAARRVGRLSWREIVNWRELHEAAK; encoded by the coding sequence ATGAACGGAATGAGATGGCGGTGCGCATGGATATTCGCCACCGCTTGCATGCAGGCCCACGCCGGGCCGTCCCTGATTGAGCTGGACAGCTTGCCCGTCACGGCCGCCTGCCACGCCACCGCACCGGCTGCGCAGGGGCTTGCTGGCACCGCCGAAGGCGCCGTGCTGTTGCGGCCTGCGCCGCTTGCCAGCGCGTCGGCCTCGATGAGCCCGGGCGACCTGTATCAGGCCACGATGGACATTGCCGACTGGGCCGGACATTTTTCGCGCTACCTATTGCCCGCCGGTGCGGCCGCTGCCGGTGGCGCAGCCGCTCTGGCCTGGGACGCCGGTACAATCCTGAGCGGCGCCGCCGGTCGCCCGCCGGAGCCGATGCCGGCACAACGTCAGATCTACACCGCCATCGTGCAGCGCGGCGGCGCGCTGAAGACCATCCCGTTCACCTGGAGCGCCTTGTCCGCCGCACAGCAAGCGTTGCTGAACCTTGACGACCACGCCGGTGAACAGCGCCTCGCCTATTTGCGCGGCGACCGCTCGCTGGAAGGCATCCAGTTCCGCCGCCGCAGTAGTGTGCTGGGCGATGCCATTCACAGCACACCTGTCTATGTTGGCGCTCCAGAGCGCCGCGCCACCATCTACCTCGGCGCCAACGACGGCATGCTGCACGCCTTCGACGCCACCACCGGCATCGAACTCTTCGCCTACGTGCCGGACGCGCTGATCGCCCAGCTCCACCACCTGAGCTATCCAGCCTACACCCACCGCGCTTACGTCGACGGCCCGGCCAGCGCGGCGGAGCTTACCATCGGCGGCAGCAAGAAAACCATGCTCTTTTCCGCCATGGGTGGCGGCGCGAAAGGCGTCTTCGCACTGGACGTCACCGATCCTCAGCACTTCGCCGGCGCCCTGTGGGAATTCACCGACCGCGACGATCCCATGATGGGCAACGTCACCACGCTCCCGCAAGTCGCCAGGCTCCGCGTGAAGAAGGACGTTTATCGATACTTCGCCATCATCGCCAGCGGCGTCAACAACGGCGGCGACGGCAAGGGCGCCTTATTCCTGCTGGCGCTCGACAAGCCTCCCAACGAAAACTGGCAGCGCAACAGCAACTACTACCGCATCACCACGCCGGTCTCCGATCCTGCGCTGGCCAATGCGCTGAGCTCGCCCGTTCTGGTGAACGACAGCGACGGTGCGCTGCGCTATGCCTACGCCGGCGATCTGCAAGGTGCGCTCTGGCGCTTCGACTTCAGCGGCAGTGCGCCGTGGGAGAAGGTTGTTGGCAAGCCCTTGTTCGTGGCGCGCGATGCCGATGGCCGACGCCAGCAGATCATGCAACAGCCTTTGCTTGCTTATGCCAACTCGGGCGGCTACATAGCGTTGTTCGGCACCGGAAAGTTGATCGAACCGGCCGACCGCAGCACCGCCACCGCAACGACACAGTCTTACTACGCCATCATCGACAGCCTGCGAACGCCAATGGAGTCCATCACCAGCCGCCGCCAGTTAACGCAGCGCTTTCTCGATAGCCGAGATGGTCCCTTGGACCCCGGCAGCCAAGGCTGGTATGTGGATTTTGTGCAGCCTGCCGAACGTAGCGTGCATGCAGGCTTGCTGGCCGATGGCGCGGTGCTGTTCAACACCGTGCAGCCCGGCGCTGACTGGTGCAGTCCCACGCACAGCCGCAGCTATGTGCTGAATGTCACCACTGGACTGGCGAAGGATGGCAATATCATCACCTCCACGCCCAACCAGGATGTGATCGTGAGCTTGCCGGTGCCGGGCTACGTAGCGGCGCCATCGCTGTTGCCGCAATCCGTCACGCGCGGCGAGCGCGATGCGGTGGGGCGTGTGAAGCAGGAGAAAACGTATGCGGTGGTGCAGGTGACCGGTGCGGGGCAGGTGGCCGCTGTCGGCAGCATGCGCGCGGCGCGGCGCGTGGGCCGTCTCAGTTGGCGTGAGATCGTCAACTGGCGCGAACTGCACGAGGCCGCCAAATGA
- a CDS encoding type IV pilin protein: MKRSGFSLMELLVALVIVAVLAAYALPAYQQHIVRTRRGEAHSALLKLMMQQERFHSQHNTYVEFSAGGGDEESRQFQWWSGASAPTSAYEIEGKACDGELISQCVQLIARPGTAMVDSRFDDDDCRTLKLTSAGLRLASGPAAGCWP, from the coding sequence ATGAAGCGCTCGGGCTTCAGCCTCATGGAACTGCTGGTGGCGCTGGTGATAGTGGCCGTGTTGGCGGCGTACGCGCTTCCCGCTTACCAGCAGCACATTGTCCGCACGCGGCGCGGTGAGGCGCATTCCGCGCTGCTGAAGTTGATGATGCAGCAGGAACGCTTCCATTCGCAGCACAACACCTATGTCGAATTTTCCGCCGGCGGCGGGGATGAGGAGTCGCGTCAGTTCCAATGGTGGAGCGGCGCCAGCGCGCCGACCAGCGCATACGAGATCGAAGGCAAGGCCTGCGATGGTGAGCTGATCTCGCAATGCGTGCAACTGATCGCCCGTCCCGGCACCGCAATGGTGGACAGCCGCTTCGACGACGACGACTGCCGCACGCTCAAGCTCACCAGCGCCGGCCTGCGCCTGGCGAGCGGCCCTGCAGCAGGATGCTGGCCATGA
- a CDS encoding GspH/FimT family pseudopilin translates to MTADAIAVQAARSCARCPRCGRLAGLTLIELLIVLVLAVILLGVAAPAFHQALQRLRVQAASNDLQAAINLTRSQAMARGRKVLMAPLEPTGANWQSGWAVFVDINNNRRPDPGEPLIYRHDQLRDDVIITSRFTSGGAPTYIAYNAAGRTCRADNSLTTRWGTLSLTQGDHARNVIINMLGRVRVCDPKAEPSNCSSAMD, encoded by the coding sequence ATGACTGCGGACGCCATCGCCGTGCAGGCCGCGCGATCATGCGCCCGCTGTCCGCGCTGCGGCCGCCTCGCAGGACTGACGCTGATCGAACTGCTCATCGTCCTGGTGCTGGCCGTGATCCTGCTCGGCGTGGCCGCGCCGGCGTTCCATCAAGCGCTGCAGCGCCTGCGCGTGCAAGCGGCCAGCAACGACCTGCAGGCCGCCATCAATCTAACCCGCTCCCAGGCCATGGCGCGCGGACGCAAAGTGCTGATGGCGCCCTTGGAGCCGACTGGCGCCAACTGGCAAAGCGGCTGGGCCGTCTTTGTCGACATCAACAACAACCGCCGCCCGGACCCCGGCGAACCGTTGATCTACCGCCACGACCAGCTACGCGACGACGTCATCATCACCTCCCGCTTCACCTCCGGCGGCGCACCCACCTACATCGCCTACAACGCCGCCGGCCGCACCTGCCGCGCCGACAACAGCCTGACCACGCGCTGGGGCACGCTCTCCCTCACGCAAGGCGATCACGCCCGCAACGTCATCATCAACATGCTGGGTCGTGTCCGTGTCTGCGATCCCAAGGCGGAACCCTCTAACTGCAGCAGCGCGATGGACTGA
- the ribD gene encoding bifunctional diaminohydroxyphosphoribosylaminopyrimidine deaminase/5-amino-6-(5-phosphoribosylamino)uracil reductase RibD, whose amino-acid sequence MNISNDLEGMTLALQWAAKGLYITSPNPHIGCVIVRDGVVIGAGVTQQAGSDHAEIQALKDAQARGHDVRGATAYVTLEPCNHHGRTPPCSDALVRAGLGRVVAAMEDPNPLVAGQGMAKLAANGIDTSVGMLADQAVELNIGFFSRMTRGLPWVRMKTAASLDGMTALHNGASQWITGPEARADGHAWRARACAILTGIGTVKADDPQLNVRAVETPRQPRRIVVDSKLEIDLSAKILEGGGTWIVAAVGHPEKQAALQAAGHEVILLPNAYGKVDLPALMHELGRRQINELHVEAGGKLNGSLIREGCVDELLVYLAPALIGEAQGMFALPALTDLTQKKQLKFHEVQQIGQDLRILARFTH is encoded by the coding sequence GTGAACATCAGCAACGATCTCGAAGGCATGACGCTGGCGCTGCAATGGGCCGCCAAGGGCCTGTACATCACTTCGCCCAATCCGCACATCGGCTGCGTGATCGTGCGCGACGGCGTGGTGATCGGCGCCGGCGTCACCCAGCAGGCCGGCAGCGACCACGCCGAAATCCAGGCGCTGAAGGACGCGCAGGCGCGCGGCCACGACGTGCGCGGCGCCACCGCCTATGTCACGCTGGAGCCGTGCAACCACCACGGCCGCACGCCGCCTTGCTCGGACGCTTTGGTGCGTGCCGGCCTCGGCCGCGTAGTGGCGGCCATGGAAGACCCCAATCCGCTGGTGGCCGGGCAGGGCATGGCCAAGCTGGCCGCCAACGGCATCGACACCAGCGTCGGCATGTTGGCCGATCAGGCGGTTGAACTGAACATCGGCTTCTTCTCGCGCATGACGCGCGGCCTGCCGTGGGTACGCATGAAAACGGCCGCCAGCCTGGACGGCATGACAGCCCTGCACAACGGCGCCAGCCAATGGATCACCGGACCGGAAGCGCGCGCCGACGGCCACGCCTGGCGCGCGCGCGCCTGCGCCATCCTGACCGGCATCGGCACCGTCAAGGCCGACGATCCGCAACTGAATGTGCGCGCTGTCGAAACGCCGCGCCAGCCGCGCCGCATCGTGGTCGACAGCAAGCTTGAAATCGACCTGTCCGCCAAGATATTGGAGGGAGGCGGCACCTGGATCGTCGCCGCCGTCGGCCATCCCGAGAAGCAAGCCGCGTTGCAGGCCGCCGGCCACGAAGTCATCCTGCTGCCGAACGCCTACGGCAAGGTCGACCTGCCAGCGCTGATGCACGAGCTGGGCCGCCGCCAGATCAACGAGTTGCACGTGGAGGCGGGCGGCAAGCTCAATGGCTCGCTGATCCGCGAGGGCTGCGTCGATGAGCTGCTGGTGTACCTGGCGCCGGCCCTGATCGGCGAAGCGCAAGGCATGTTCGCCCTGCCGGCGCTGACCGACCTGACGCAGAAGAAGCAGTTGAAATTCCACGAGGTTCAGCAGATCGGCCAAGATTTGCGTATCCTTGCACGATTCACCCA